Proteins encoded in a region of the Salipiger sp. CCB-MM3 genome:
- a CDS encoding DUF2834 domain-containing protein gives MRLRHLWLALALWGAVHPMVHMLGWLAGNGWSLPGMIAAWQANGAVTGLSWDLVITAVTLTLWILTEVAVRRNWSALLAIPATFLIGVSCGLPLYLWFRSRPI, from the coding sequence ATGAGGCTGCGCCACCTTTGGCTGGCACTGGCGCTTTGGGGCGCGGTGCATCCGATGGTGCATATGCTTGGCTGGCTGGCTGGCAACGGCTGGTCGCTGCCCGGCATGATCGCCGCGTGGCAGGCCAATGGCGCGGTCACCGGCCTGAGCTGGGATCTGGTCATCACCGCTGTCACCCTGACGCTCTGGATCCTGACCGAGGTCGCGGTGCGCCGCAACTGGAGCGCGCTGCTGGCGATTCCCGCCACCTTCCTCATCGGCGTCAGCTGCGGCCTGCCGCTCTACCTGTGGTTCCGATCAAGGCCGATCTGA
- a CDS encoding ABC transporter ATP-binding protein, producing MTDLRFYLDDFAASPPQQGTPAAPDEVQMESAKLESFDTGYRAGWDDAIKAQSEDQGRIASDFAQNLQDLSFTYTEAYRQLLESVTPLLEEMLRALLPAMLRDTLGLHLHAQLSAMAQQIAKREVVITVAPGATEQVAPLLEQDFGFPLRLQEDAALAEGQADLRFGETEQQIDLSGMLQEVTQAVEGFAHDTRREAAHG from the coding sequence ATGACCGATCTGCGCTTTTATCTGGACGATTTCGCAGCATCCCCGCCGCAGCAGGGCACACCCGCCGCCCCAGACGAAGTGCAGATGGAATCCGCCAAACTCGAGTCGTTCGACACGGGCTACCGCGCCGGCTGGGACGACGCGATCAAGGCGCAGTCAGAGGATCAGGGGCGAATTGCCAGCGATTTTGCGCAAAACCTGCAAGACCTGTCCTTCACGTACACGGAGGCTTACCGCCAATTGCTGGAAAGCGTCACGCCGCTGCTCGAAGAGATGCTGCGGGCGCTGCTTCCGGCCATGCTGCGCGACACGCTGGGCCTGCACCTCCACGCGCAACTTAGCGCAATGGCGCAGCAGATCGCCAAGCGCGAGGTGGTGATCACGGTCGCCCCCGGTGCCACCGAACAGGTGGCCCCGCTGCTTGAGCAGGACTTTGGGTTTCCGCTGCGCCTGCAGGAAGATGCCGCGCTCGCTGAGGGGCAGGCCGACCTACGCTTTGGCGAGACCGAGCAGCAGATCGATCTCAGCGGGATGCTGCAGGAGGTGACGCAAGCGGTCGAAGGCTTTGCTCATGACACCCGCAGGGAGGCAGCCCATGGATGA
- the pncA gene encoding bifunctional nicotinamidase/pyrazinamidase: MHALIVIDVQNDFCPGGALAVPGGNEIVQPINALMAEAEAVVLTQDWHPAGHSSFASSHPGKAPMELTEMPYGPQVLWPDHCVIGSAGAAFHPALDTDRADLIIRKGYNPAIDSYSAFFENDRRTPTGLEGYLRSRGIEALTMVGLATDFCVNYSALDAARLGFDVSVRMDLCRAIDFDGSLDAARAAMIGAGVRLASLG, encoded by the coding sequence ATGCACGCGCTCATCGTCATCGACGTCCAGAACGATTTCTGCCCCGGCGGCGCGCTGGCGGTGCCCGGCGGCAACGAGATCGTGCAGCCGATCAACGCGCTGATGGCCGAGGCCGAGGCGGTGGTGCTGACGCAGGACTGGCATCCCGCGGGCCATTCCTCTTTCGCGTCGAGCCACCCCGGCAAGGCGCCGATGGAGCTGACCGAGATGCCCTATGGCCCGCAGGTGCTCTGGCCGGACCACTGCGTGATCGGCAGCGCGGGCGCGGCCTTTCACCCCGCGCTCGACACCGACCGGGCCGATCTGATCATCCGCAAGGGCTATAATCCGGCGATCGACAGCTACTCGGCCTTCTTCGAAAACGACCGCCGCACCCCCACGGGGCTCGAGGGCTATCTGCGCAGCCGCGGCATCGAGGCGCTCACCATGGTGGGTCTGGCGACGGATTTTTGCGTGAATTACTCGGCGCTGGACGCGGCACGGCTGGGCTTCGACGTCTCGGTGCGCATGGATCTGTGCCGCGCGATCGACTTCGACGGCTCGCTGGACGCGGCGCGCGCCGCCATGATCGGCGCTGGCGTTCGTCTCGCCAGTTTGGGCTGA
- a CDS encoding prephenate/arogenate dehydrogenase family protein encodes MSETQSYQRVALIGLGLIASSIFWAMKRAGMDAHVTGYARSAETRETARRLGLCHEIVDDLTAAVKDADLVILAVPVGAMGPIAETIAPHLKPGCTVTDVGSVKKEVIEAVRPHLPEGVDFVPTHPMAGTEHSGPDAGFASLYDNRWCLIVPDGASEDATARLEAFWQALGAKTERMDVEHHDLVCAVVSHVPHLIAYTMVGVADDLRRVSDQEVIKFSAAGFRDFTRIAASDPTMWRDVFMTNKQATLEILGRFTEELFALQRAIRTGDGDLLFDYFTRTREIRRGILQAGQDTDAPDFGRVKVEK; translated from the coding sequence ATGAGCGAGACGCAGAGCTACCAGCGCGTTGCCCTGATCGGTCTTGGCCTTATCGCCTCGTCGATCTTCTGGGCGATGAAGCGCGCTGGCATGGACGCCCATGTCACCGGCTACGCGCGCTCGGCCGAAACGCGCGAGACCGCGCGGCGGCTCGGGCTCTGCCATGAGATCGTCGATGATCTGACGGCGGCGGTGAAGGATGCCGATCTGGTGATCCTCGCCGTGCCGGTCGGCGCCATGGGCCCGATCGCCGAGACCATCGCGCCGCATCTGAAGCCCGGCTGCACTGTCACCGACGTTGGCTCGGTGAAGAAAGAGGTCATCGAGGCGGTGCGCCCGCATCTGCCCGAGGGCGTGGATTTTGTCCCCACCCACCCGATGGCGGGCACCGAGCACTCCGGCCCCGACGCCGGCTTCGCCTCGCTTTACGACAACCGCTGGTGCCTGATCGTGCCGGATGGCGCCTCTGAGGATGCCACCGCCCGGCTCGAGGCCTTCTGGCAGGCGCTCGGCGCCAAGACCGAGCGTATGGATGTCGAGCATCACGATCTGGTCTGCGCCGTGGTCAGCCATGTGCCGCACCTCATCGCCTATACGATGGTGGGCGTGGCCGACGACCTGCGCCGCGTGTCGGATCAGGAGGTGATCAAGTTCTCCGCCGCCGGTTTCCGCGATTTCACCCGTATCGCGGCCTCGGATCCCACCATGTGGCGCGACGTCTTCATGACCAACAAACAGGCCACGCTGGAGATCCTCGGACGCTTCACCGAAGAGCTTTTTGCGCTGCAACGTGCCATCCGTACCGGCGATGGCGATTTGCTCTTTGACTACTTCACCCGGACGCGGGAAATTCGTCGGGGCATTCTGCAGGCCGGTCAGGACACGGATGCACCGGATTTCGGACGGGTGAAGGTGGAAAAATGA
- a CDS encoding extensin-like domain-containing protein produces MIPRAMALAALMLLASPLGAAPETSLRPVERTVRQAPEPVAPPVVAGNGTVQRKVPSSGTNSGATLGTQLPPALPALAFAARSPQAIGNSLRPLRRSQAVIEKALALRKQRQRGAVCGDPELQGTPVGTVPGRISGCGITDAIKLRSVSGLSLSTRATIDCTTARALKTWVDTAVKPTVGSTGGGVKGLRVAASYACRARNNQPGAKISEHGKGRAIDISAIQLRDGSEISVLRDWGGGSRGRILRSLHSDACGPFGTVLGPESDRFHKDHFHFDTARYRAGTYCR; encoded by the coding sequence ATGATCCCTCGGGCGATGGCACTGGCGGCACTGATGCTTCTGGCATCGCCGCTTGGTGCCGCGCCCGAAACCTCGCTTCGTCCGGTGGAGCGGACGGTCCGGCAAGCGCCAGAGCCTGTGGCGCCCCCCGTGGTTGCCGGGAATGGCACGGTGCAGCGGAAGGTACCAAGTTCGGGCACCAATTCGGGCGCCACTCTGGGCACCCAGCTCCCCCCTGCCCTGCCAGCCCTCGCCTTCGCCGCGCGCTCCCCGCAGGCCATCGGCAATTCGCTGCGTCCGCTGCGGCGCAGTCAGGCGGTGATCGAAAAGGCGCTGGCGCTGCGCAAGCAAAGGCAGCGCGGCGCGGTCTGCGGCGATCCTGAACTTCAAGGCACGCCGGTCGGCACGGTGCCCGGCCGCATCAGTGGCTGCGGCATCACCGATGCGATAAAGCTGCGCAGCGTTTCCGGCCTGTCTCTGAGCACCCGCGCGACGATCGACTGCACCACCGCCCGCGCGCTGAAGACGTGGGTCGACACCGCGGTGAAGCCCACTGTCGGCAGCACCGGCGGCGGCGTGAAAGGATTGCGCGTGGCCGCGAGCTACGCCTGCCGCGCGCGCAACAACCAGCCCGGCGCCAAGATCAGCGAACACGGCAAGGGCCGCGCCATCGACATTTCCGCCATTCAACTGCGCGACGGAAGCGAGATCTCTGTGCTGCGCGACTGGGGTGGCGGCAGCCGCGGGCGCATCCTGCGCAGCCTGCACAGCGACGCCTGCGGTCCTTTCGGTACGGTTCTGGGCCCGGAGTCGGATCGTTTCCACAAAGATCACTTTCATTTCGACACGGCCCGCTACCGCGCCGGCACATATTGCCGCTGA
- the fliP gene encoding flagellar type III secretion system pore protein FliP (The bacterial flagellar biogenesis protein FliP forms a type III secretion system (T3SS)-type pore required for flagellar assembly.): MLSLAPDAALAQQISVDFGGGGSVSAVSLQLIALITLLSLAPGIAIMVTCFPFIVTVLAILRQALGLQQSPPNMLIVSLALFLTYFVMEPTFTAAWQGGVQPLLDERIELTEATRRALIPFRGFMAARCDPATFEAMADLRPDTQGEGLAPEAPLSLLVPSFMLSEIARAFQVGFLVFLPFLIIDLVVAAVLMSMGMMMVPPAIVSLPFKLAFFVIADGWSLLSAALVRSYF; encoded by the coding sequence ATGCTCAGCCTCGCGCCCGATGCCGCGCTTGCGCAGCAGATATCGGTGGACTTCGGCGGTGGTGGCTCGGTCTCCGCCGTCAGCCTGCAGCTCATTGCGCTGATCACCCTGCTCAGTCTCGCGCCCGGCATCGCCATCATGGTGACCTGCTTTCCGTTCATCGTCACCGTTCTGGCGATCCTGAGGCAAGCGCTCGGACTACAGCAATCGCCGCCCAACATGCTGATCGTCAGCCTCGCGCTCTTTTTGACCTATTTCGTGATGGAGCCGACCTTCACCGCCGCGTGGCAGGGCGGAGTGCAGCCGCTTCTCGACGAGCGGATCGAGCTGACCGAGGCCACAAGGCGCGCGCTCATCCCCTTTCGCGGCTTCATGGCCGCGCGCTGCGATCCTGCGACCTTCGAGGCGATGGCGGATCTGCGCCCCGACACGCAGGGCGAGGGGCTCGCGCCAGAGGCACCGCTCTCGCTGCTGGTGCCCAGCTTCATGCTTTCCGAGATCGCGCGGGCCTTTCAGGTGGGATTTCTGGTATTCCTGCCGTTCCTGATCATCGACCTTGTGGTCGCGGCGGTGCTCATGTCCATGGGGATGATGATGGTGCCGCCGGCCATCGTGTCGCTGCCCTTCAAGCTGGCGTTCTTCGTCATCGCCGACGGCTGGTCGCTGCTCTCTGCCGCCTTGGTGCGAAGTTACTTCTGA
- a CDS encoding FliM/FliN family flagellar motor switch protein: MDDIAEQPADGQPAAERPSASQNAPFTSVPIEIAVSVGRARPLVRDLLKLGEGSVLTLDRRLEDPVELYVGDRLIGTGALEVTGEGENAQLAVRLIEVMDLQSPG; encoded by the coding sequence ATGGATGACATCGCTGAACAGCCGGCAGACGGACAGCCCGCGGCAGAGAGGCCCTCGGCGAGCCAAAACGCGCCGTTCACCTCCGTGCCGATCGAGATCGCCGTCTCGGTCGGGCGGGCACGGCCGCTGGTGCGCGATCTGCTCAAGCTCGGAGAGGGATCGGTGCTTACGCTCGACCGCCGGCTTGAGGATCCGGTCGAGCTCTATGTCGGCGACCGGCTCATCGGGACCGGTGCGCTCGAGGTCACCGGCGAGGGGGAAAATGCCCAGCTTGCCGTACGGCTGATCGAGGTCATGGACCTGCAGAGCCCGGGCTGA
- the pncB gene encoding nicotinate phosphoribosyltransferase — protein sequence MEIATRVWNHRWKIDPIVRSLIDTDFYKLLMCQSVFHNRPDTQVTFSLINRSSDVPLAKLIDEGELREQLDHIRSLSLTRGESTWLRGNTFYGKRQMFRPDFMEWFENLRLPPYFLERVGDQYELTFEGSWPEVMLWEIPALAVLMELRGRAVLNHMGKFELQVLYARAATKLWEKIERLRGQPGLKIADFGTRRRHSFLWQDWCVQAMVEGLGDGFTGTSNCLIAKNRDLEAIGTNAHELPMVYAALAEDDAALARAPYDVLADWHREHEGNLRMILPDTYGTEGFLRNAPDWLAGWTGIRIDSGDPATGAEIAIRWWQERGEDPRDKLVIFSDGLDEEKILELYHQFSGRVRFSFGWGTLLTNDFRGLTPDDRLAPFSLVCKAVSANGRPTVKLSDNPNKAMGPKDEIARYKRVFEVGEQQRMDVVV from the coding sequence GTGGAAATCGCGACCCGAGTCTGGAACCACCGCTGGAAGATCGACCCGATCGTCCGGTCGCTGATCGACACCGATTTCTACAAGCTGCTCATGTGCCAGTCGGTGTTCCACAACCGGCCCGACACGCAGGTGACCTTCAGCCTGATCAACCGCTCCAGCGACGTGCCGCTGGCCAAGCTGATTGACGAAGGCGAGCTGCGCGAGCAGCTGGACCACATCCGCTCGCTCAGCCTGACCCGTGGCGAGAGCACTTGGCTGCGCGGCAATACCTTTTATGGCAAGCGCCAGATGTTCCGGCCCGACTTCATGGAGTGGTTCGAGAACCTGCGCCTGCCGCCCTATTTCCTCGAACGTGTCGGCGATCAGTATGAGCTGACCTTCGAGGGCAGCTGGCCCGAGGTCATGCTGTGGGAGATCCCCGCCCTCGCCGTGCTGATGGAACTGCGCGGGCGCGCGGTACTCAACCACATGGGCAAGTTCGAGCTTCAGGTGCTTTACGCCCGCGCCGCCACCAAGCTGTGGGAGAAGATCGAGCGTCTGCGCGGCCAGCCCGGCCTGAAGATCGCCGATTTCGGCACCCGCCGCCGCCACAGCTTTTTGTGGCAGGATTGGTGCGTTCAGGCGATGGTCGAGGGTCTGGGCGACGGGTTCACCGGCACTTCGAACTGTCTGATCGCCAAGAACCGCGACCTAGAGGCGATCGGCACCAACGCCCACGAGCTGCCGATGGTCTATGCCGCGCTGGCCGAGGACGACGCGGCGCTGGCGCGCGCGCCCTATGACGTGCTGGCCGACTGGCACCGCGAGCACGAGGGCAACCTGCGGATGATCCTGCCCGACACCTATGGCACCGAGGGTTTCCTGCGCAACGCGCCGGACTGGCTCGCGGGCTGGACCGGCATCCGCATCGACAGCGGCGATCCCGCGACCGGTGCCGAGATCGCCATCCGCTGGTGGCAGGAGCGCGGCGAGGACCCGCGCGACAAGCTGGTGATCTTCTCGGACGGGCTCGACGAGGAGAAGATCCTCGAGCTTTATCACCAGTTCTCGGGCCGGGTGCGCTTCTCCTTCGGCTGGGGCACGTTGCTGACCAATGACTTCCGCGGCCTCACCCCCGACGACCGGCTGGCGCCCTTCAGCCTTGTTTGCAAAGCGGTGAGCGCCAATGGCCGCCCCACGGTGAAGCTTTCGGACAACCCCAACAAGGCGATGGGCCCCAAAGACGAGATCGCCCGCTATAAGCGCGTTTTCGAGGTTGGCGAGCAGCAGCGGATGGATGTGGTCGTCTGA
- the argH gene encoding argininosuccinate lyase: protein MSDKTSNQMWGGRFAAGPDAIMEAINASIGFDKRLAAQDIAGSRAHAAMLAATGIVETSDAEAIREGLLTVLSEIEGGDFAFSTALEDIHMNVEARLKEIIGEPAGRLHTARSRNDQVATDFRLWVRDQCDAAEGGILALMKALLGQAEAGADWVMPGFTHLQTAQPVTWGHHMMAYVEMFARDLSRMRDARKRMNESPLGAAALAGTGFPIDRQMTAEALGFDRPMANSLDAVSDRDFALEFLAAASICAMHLSRFAEELVIWSSAQFRFVTLSDRFSTGSSIMPQKKNPDAAELIRAKIGRIFGANVALLMVMKGLPLAYSKDMQEDKEQVFDAADNLMLALAAMEGMVKDMTGNVENLEAAAASGFSTATDLADWLVRETGLPFRDAHHITGALVAMAEKKGCDLSDLSLEEMKSVNDAISEGIFDVLGVHNSVASRMSYGGTAPARVREQVARWKEILG from the coding sequence ATGTCGGACAAGACCTCGAACCAGATGTGGGGCGGCCGTTTCGCCGCAGGACCCGATGCGATCATGGAGGCGATCAACGCCTCGATCGGCTTCGACAAGCGGCTGGCGGCGCAGGATATTGCCGGCTCGAGGGCCCATGCGGCCATGCTCGCCGCCACAGGCATCGTCGAGACTAGCGACGCCGAAGCGATCCGGGAAGGTCTGCTCACGGTCTTGTCAGAGATCGAAGGCGGTGACTTCGCGTTTTCCACCGCGCTGGAAGACATCCACATGAACGTCGAGGCGCGTCTGAAGGAAATCATCGGCGAACCGGCTGGCCGCCTGCACACCGCGCGCTCGCGCAACGATCAGGTGGCGACCGACTTCCGCCTCTGGGTGCGCGACCAATGCGACGCCGCAGAGGGCGGCATTCTGGCGCTGATGAAGGCGCTGCTGGGTCAGGCCGAGGCTGGCGCCGATTGGGTGATGCCGGGCTTCACGCACCTGCAGACCGCGCAGCCGGTCACTTGGGGTCACCATATGATGGCCTATGTCGAGATGTTCGCCCGGGATCTGTCGCGCATGCGGGACGCGCGCAAGCGGATGAACGAATCGCCGCTCGGTGCGGCCGCGCTTGCGGGCACCGGCTTCCCGATCGACCGCCAGATGACCGCCGAGGCGCTTGGCTTCGACCGGCCCATGGCCAACTCGCTCGACGCCGTGTCGGACCGCGATTTCGCGCTGGAGTTCCTCGCCGCCGCCTCGATCTGCGCCATGCATCTGTCGCGCTTTGCCGAAGAGCTGGTGATCTGGTCCTCGGCCCAGTTCCGCTTCGTGACCCTGTCGGACCGCTTCTCGACCGGCTCGTCGATCATGCCGCAGAAAAAGAACCCCGACGCCGCCGAACTGATCCGCGCCAAGATCGGCCGCATCTTCGGCGCCAATGTCGCGCTTCTGATGGTGATGAAGGGTCTGCCGCTGGCCTATTCGAAGGACATGCAGGAAGACAAGGAACAGGTGTTCGACGCCGCCGACAACCTGATGCTGGCGCTCGCCGCGATGGAAGGCATGGTCAAAGACATGACCGGCAATGTCGAAAACCTCGAGGCCGCCGCCGCCTCGGGCTTCTCCACCGCCACCGATCTTGCCGACTGGCTGGTGCGCGAAACCGGCCTGCCGTTCCGTGACGCCCACCATATCACCGGCGCGCTTGTGGCCATGGCCGAGAAAAAAGGCTGCGATCTGAGCGATCTTTCGCTTGAGGAGATGAAATCGGTCAACGACGCAATCTCCGAGGGTATCTTCGATGTGCTGGGCGTGCATAATTCGGTTGCAAGCCGAATGAGCTATGGTGGAACCGCCCCGGCCCGCGTGCGCGAGCAGGTGGCCCGATGGAAGGAAATCCTCGGATGA
- the trhO gene encoding oxygen-dependent tRNA uridine(34) hydroxylase TrhO: protein MFTVCALYHFTRFDDPAALRGPLLDLCLAQAVTGTLLLAGEGINGTIAGPRAGIDAVLAHIRALPGCADLEWKVSEASERPFARMKVRLKKEIVTMGQPGVDPRAKVGHYVAPAEWNELIRSPDVAVIDTRNDYEIAIGTFEGAVDPQTTSFREFPEWWEQNKERFHNKRIAMFCTGGIRCEKSTNYLLSQGVEDVYHLKGGILKYLEEVPETDSTWQGSCFVFDGRVSVEHGLREGPHELCHACRRPILSEDRDRPDFEEGVSCHQCIGETSDEDKARFRERQKQIALAKARGERHLHADTPGEGL from the coding sequence ATGTTCACCGTCTGCGCCCTCTACCATTTCACCCGTTTCGACGATCCCGCCGCCCTGCGTGGGCCGCTGCTGGACCTGTGCCTTGCACAGGCTGTCACCGGCACGCTGCTGCTCGCTGGCGAGGGGATCAATGGCACCATCGCCGGCCCGCGCGCCGGGATCGATGCGGTGCTTGCCCATATCCGCGCGCTGCCCGGCTGCGCCGATCTGGAATGGAAAGTCTCGGAGGCGTCGGAACGGCCCTTCGCGCGCATGAAAGTGCGCCTGAAGAAAGAGATCGTCACCATGGGCCAGCCCGGCGTCGATCCGCGCGCCAAGGTTGGTCACTATGTGGCGCCCGCCGAATGGAACGAGCTGATCCGTTCGCCCGATGTGGCGGTGATCGACACGCGCAACGACTACGAGATCGCCATCGGCACTTTCGAGGGCGCGGTGGACCCGCAGACCACCTCGTTCCGCGAGTTCCCCGAATGGTGGGAGCAGAACAAAGAGCGCTTTCACAACAAGCGCATTGCCATGTTCTGCACCGGCGGCATCCGCTGTGAGAAGTCCACCAACTACCTGCTGAGCCAAGGGGTGGAGGACGTTTATCACCTCAAGGGCGGTATCCTGAAATACCTCGAAGAGGTGCCCGAGACCGACAGTACGTGGCAGGGCAGCTGCTTTGTCTTCGATGGCCGGGTGTCGGTCGAGCACGGGCTGCGCGAGGGGCCGCATGAGCTCTGCCATGCCTGCCGCCGCCCGATCCTGTCCGAGGATCGCGACCGTCCCGACTTTGAGGAAGGTGTGTCCTGTCACCAGTGCATCGGCGAGACCTCCGACGAGGACAAGGCGCGCTTCCGCGAGCGGCAGAAGCAGATCGCATTGGCCAAAGCCCGCGGCGAGCGCCACCTGCACGCGGATACTCCGGGCGAGGGGCTCTGA
- the hisC gene encoding histidinol-phosphate transaminase, with product MAGIEPQPGIMDIELYVGGKSHLAGVSNVIKLSSNENPFGPSHATQEAVRRVVHEMHRYPSSDHIELREAIGEVWGLDPQRVICGNGSDEIIAFLCQAYAGPGTEVIHTEHGFAMHKISAMAAGATPIEVAEQDRVVSVDNILAACTERTKLVFVANPANPTGTMIGLAELERLANGIPETAILVIDSAYAEYVEGYDGGAKLATDRPNVFMTRTFSKLYGLGGMRIGWGYGPQEIIDVLNRVRGPFNVTALTLAAAEAAIRDTAYVEKCRTENARMRAWLGEALAEHGVSSDASTANFILARFGSQDEAEACDTYLQSQGVIVRRTTGYKLPNALRITVGDEASCRRVAHLVGQFKAGAR from the coding sequence ATGGCTGGCATCGAACCGCAACCCGGCATCATGGACATCGAGCTCTATGTGGGCGGCAAGTCCCATCTTGCGGGCGTGTCGAACGTGATCAAGCTCAGCTCGAACGAGAACCCCTTCGGCCCGTCGCATGCGACTCAGGAGGCGGTGCGCCGCGTTGTGCATGAGATGCACCGCTACCCCTCGTCGGATCACATCGAACTGCGCGAGGCCATCGGCGAGGTCTGGGGCCTTGATCCCCAGCGCGTGATCTGCGGCAATGGCTCGGACGAGATCATCGCCTTTCTGTGCCAAGCCTATGCCGGTCCGGGCACCGAGGTGATCCACACCGAGCACGGCTTTGCCATGCACAAGATCTCGGCCATGGCCGCCGGCGCCACCCCCATCGAGGTCGCCGAGCAGGACCGTGTGGTCAGCGTCGACAATATCCTCGCCGCCTGCACCGAGCGCACCAAGCTGGTCTTCGTCGCCAACCCCGCCAACCCCACCGGCACGATGATCGGTCTGGCGGAACTGGAGCGGCTGGCGAACGGCATCCCCGAGACCGCCATTCTGGTGATCGACAGCGCCTATGCGGAATATGTCGAGGGCTATGACGGCGGCGCCAAGCTGGCCACCGACCGACCCAATGTCTTCATGACCCGCACCTTCTCGAAGCTCTACGGTCTGGGCGGCATGCGCATCGGCTGGGGTTACGGCCCGCAAGAGATCATCGACGTGCTCAACCGCGTGCGCGGCCCGTTCAACGTGACCGCGCTGACGCTGGCCGCTGCCGAAGCCGCGATCCGCGACACCGCCTATGTCGAGAAGTGCCGCACCGAGAACGCCCGCATGCGCGCATGGCTGGGCGAGGCGCTGGCCGAGCATGGTGTGTCTTCGGACGCCTCCACCGCGAACTTCATCCTCGCCCGCTTCGGCTCGCAGGACGAGGCCGAGGCCTGTGACACTTACCTGCAGTCGCAGGGCGTGATCGTGCGCCGCACCACCGGCTACAAGCTGCCCAACGCACTGCGCATCACTGTTGGCGACGAGGCTTCGTGCCGCCGGGTGGCGCATCTGGTGGGGCAGTTCAAGGCAGGCGCGCGATGA
- a CDS encoding argininosuccinate lyase, translating into MRGLPMIIRSAQALGLALLLAACGADGAPTRPEPKDSTPEPGVSIHGTVKMGISSK; encoded by the coding sequence ATGCGAGGACTACCGATGATCATCCGCAGCGCACAGGCCCTTGGCCTTGCCCTTCTGCTCGCCGCCTGCGGCGCCGATGGCGCCCCGACCCGGCCCGAGCCCAAGGACAGCACGCCCGAGCCCGGCGTCAGCATCCATGGCACCGTGAAGATGGGCATTTCCAGCAAATGA
- a CDS encoding TlpA family protein disulfide reductase encodes MKKLALAILYTAGVALANPALADVQSASALREGEMKKLVFHPAPKPAGTERFIDFEGNPKALSDLEGKWALVNFWATWCAPCREEMPALSALQKDMGGDSFEVVTIATGRNPPPAMQSFFDEIGVDNLPLNRDPKSKLARQMAVLGLPVSVILNPEGEEVARLTGDVDWASENARAVLAALIGGES; translated from the coding sequence ATGAAAAAACTGGCCTTGGCGATCCTCTATACCGCCGGTGTTGCGCTTGCAAATCCGGCGCTCGCCGATGTGCAGAGCGCCAGCGCGCTGCGCGAGGGCGAGATGAAGAAGCTGGTGTTCCATCCGGCGCCGAAACCGGCGGGTACCGAGAGGTTCATCGACTTCGAAGGCAACCCCAAGGCGCTGTCCGACCTCGAAGGCAAATGGGCGCTGGTGAACTTCTGGGCAACATGGTGCGCGCCCTGCCGCGAAGAGATGCCCGCGCTTTCGGCGCTGCAAAAGGACATGGGCGGCGACAGCTTTGAGGTGGTGACCATCGCCACGGGGCGCAATCCGCCGCCGGCGATGCAGAGCTTCTTTGACGAGATCGGCGTCGACAATCTGCCGCTGAACCGCGACCCGAAGTCGAAACTGGCGCGGCAGATGGCGGTGCTTGGGCTGCCTGTCTCGGTGATCCTCAACCCCGAGGGCGAGGAGGTGGCGCGGCTGACCGGCGATGTGGACTGGGCGTCCGAGAACGCGCGGGCGGTGCTCGCGGCGCTGATCGGCGGCGAGAGCTGA